In the Quercus lobata isolate SW786 chromosome 5, ValleyOak3.0 Primary Assembly, whole genome shotgun sequence genome, one interval contains:
- the LOC115991008 gene encoding uncharacterized protein LOC115991008: MVSQREIEANPDKIRAIMDMVPPRNVKEVQSLNGKRAALNRFVSKATDRCLPFFRTLKKSFEWTNECQQAFEELKEYLSSPPLLSPLQPGEELFLYLAISPVAVSAALVREEERVQKPVYYASRALHGAEERYPPMEKLAFALVTAPRKLKPYFQAHTVNVLTDKPLRRAMSSPEAAGRLALWAIDLSEFDIQYLPRTTIKGQIIADFIVEFTHDEDKKATESPQWSIYTDGSSTRQAAGASIVLQSPEGDTIEYYECKSEKMKKYLDEVRARVDDLEAKVVQIPREENERADRLAKAASAEQMVIPGNVLSFMQLSPLIDLSNMQEIRSGSSWTTSLVSYLKAGILPDEKKAARKLKVQAARTMARTPTGETPFRLTYGGEVVIPGEVGLTSYRVHNHDENKNDEAMRLQLDLVDEIRAAAEQRLARYQDRMAKHYNSQV; encoded by the exons atggtgtctcagagggAAATCGAGGCGAACCCGGACAAGATTCGGGCTATTATGGACATGGTaccaccaagaaatgtgaaggaggtgcaaAGCCTCAATGGAAAGAGAGCGGCACTGAACAGGTTCGTGTCAAAGGCAACGGACAGGTGCTTGCCCTTCTtccgaacattgaagaaatccttTGAATGGACTAACGAATGCCAGCAAGCATTTGAAGAATTGAAGGAATACCTCTCCTCCCCACCATTGCTGAGCCCGTTGCAGCCAGgagaagagctttttctctatctagccaTCTCCCCCGTAGCCGTTAGCGCAGCCTTggtcagagaagaagagagagtgcAAAAGCCCGTATACTACGCAAGCCGAGCGCTTCacggtgccgaagaaagatacccacctatggaaaaacttgcctttgcacTAGTTACGGCACCCCGCAAGCTCAAACCATACTTCCAAGCTCATACGGTGAACGTCCTGACTGACAAACCCTTACGGCGGGCAATGAGCAGCCCCGAGGCCGCGGGACGGTTGGCATTGTGGGCTATAGACctgagcgaatttgatattcagTACCTCCCGCGGACCACCATCAAGGGACAGATCATCGCTGACTTTATAGTTGAATTCACTCATGACGAAGACAAGAAGGCAACAGAGTCCCCTCAATGGAGCATATATACGGACGGATCGTCCACCAGACAAGCCGCAGGGGCCAGCATTGTGCTACAATCGCCcgaaggagacaccattgaat actacGAGTGCAAAagcgaaaagatgaagaagtaccttgatGAAGTAAGGGCAAGAGTGGATGACCTAGAAGCCAAAGTCGTCCAAATTCCCAGAGAAGAAAACGAGCGAGCCGACCGCCTCGCGAAggccgcttcagcagaacaaatggtcatccctggtaatgtactctctttcATGCAGCTTTCTCCGCTAATAGATCTCAGCAACATGCAGGAAATACGCTCCGGCAGTAGCTGGACAACGTCGTTAGTTTCATACCTAAAAGCTGGGATCTTACCAGACGAAAAGAAAGCCGCAAGGAAGCTTAAGGTCCAGGCGGCGag gacgatGGCAAGAACACCCACAGGAGAGACACCGTTCCGCCTGACGTATGGAGGCGAAGTAGTCATCCCGGGCGAAGTTGGACTTACAAGTTACAGGGTACACAACCATGATGAGAACAAAAACGACGAGGCTATGCGACTACAGCTCGACCTAGTGGACGAGATCAGAGCAGcagcagaacaaaggctcgctagGTACCAGGACCGCATGgccaaacactacaactctcAGGTctga